A single genomic interval of Maledivibacter sp. harbors:
- the cobC gene encoding alpha-ribazole phosphatase yields the protein MLEIVFVRHGESEMNKERAYCGWTNSLLTKNGLEQAKLVGEKLSCEDIDLIISSDLDRCLKTADIINSFHKKNITTEPDFRELHFGSWEGLSYDRICRDFPQKSKEWEKDFINFKIPRGESLFDMHQRVNNAFDRMIARHKEGKILIVSHSGVIRSILSQQISGGIDAYWKFKIENCGITRLQIVDGFPIITSINQ from the coding sequence ATGCTAGAGATAGTTTTTGTGAGACATGGGGAATCGGAGATGAACAAGGAGAGGGCATATTGTGGATGGACAAATTCCCTTCTTACGAAAAATGGATTAGAACAGGCTAAGCTAGTGGGTGAAAAGCTATCCTGTGAAGACATTGACCTAATTATAAGTAGTGATTTAGATAGATGTCTTAAAACTGCGGATATAATTAATAGCTTTCATAAAAAAAATATAACTACAGAGCCGGATTTTAGGGAGTTACACTTTGGCTCCTGGGAAGGACTTTCCTATGATAGGATTTGTAGGGATTTTCCACAAAAGTCAAAGGAATGGGAAAAAGACTTTATAAATTTTAAAATACCTAGGGGCGAAAGCTTATTTGACATGCATCAAAGAGTAAATAATGCATTTGATAGGATGATTGCTCGGCATAAAGAGGGTAAAATACTTATAGTATCCCATTCGGGAGTTATTAGAAGCATTTTATCACAGCAGATATCGGGAGGTATTGATGCATACTGGAAGTTTAAAATAGAGAACTGTGGGATAACTAGGCTTCAAATAGTTGATGGATTTCCCATAATTACTTCAATCAATCAGTAA
- a CDS encoding cobyrinate a,c-diamide synthase — protein MIKVKIPRVVIAGTQSGVGKTTISTGIMRALVLRDIDVQPFKVGPDYIDPAFHSFVTRNKSRNLDSWMLEEEILRGLFIKNSQDKRISVIEGVMGLYDGFGIQRDMGSTAHVSKIIKSPVILVIDGGGMSSSAAAMVLGYKSYDTEMDLKGVIINNVSGEKHYQLLKRVIEKDTGIKCFGYLKKNLNIKLESRHLGLVPSVEVDGLENKLNELAEMVEGTIDIDGIISLADGAIELKYSNKTNISINKTINIGVALDKAFNFYYQDNLDLLEDLGANLVYFSPLKDKDLPKNLHGLYIGGGFPEVFAKELEENIQMRNAIKKASANGMPIYAECGGLMFLTNSITTLEDKRFKMVGAFHRDARMTKRLQRFGYVYVNINKSCAISGGNEMVRAHEFHRSTLNDSSGENCAYRVDKIRENQLQKSWECGLVKDNTLGAYAHIHFYANKKLAENFINNCRIFKEKGSVSFEE, from the coding sequence GTGATAAAAGTGAAAATCCCTAGAGTAGTTATAGCAGGAACTCAAAGTGGAGTGGGTAAGACTACAATATCCACGGGCATAATGAGGGCGCTGGTTTTAAGAGATATTGATGTTCAACCCTTTAAAGTAGGGCCAGATTATATTGACCCTGCCTTTCATAGCTTTGTAACCCGTAACAAATCCAGAAATCTAGATAGCTGGATGCTTGAAGAGGAAATTTTAAGAGGTCTATTTATTAAAAACTCCCAGGATAAAAGAATTTCTGTTATAGAAGGCGTAATGGGTTTGTACGATGGCTTTGGTATCCAAAGGGATATGGGAAGTACAGCCCATGTATCAAAAATAATAAAGTCTCCTGTTATTTTGGTAATAGATGGAGGCGGTATGTCTTCAAGTGCTGCTGCTATGGTGCTTGGATACAAAAGCTACGATACTGAGATGGACTTAAAGGGAGTCATAATCAACAATGTATCCGGAGAAAAACACTATCAACTATTAAAAAGGGTTATAGAAAAGGATACGGGAATAAAGTGTTTTGGATATTTAAAGAAAAATCTAAATATAAAGCTTGAAAGTCGACATTTGGGGTTAGTTCCTAGTGTTGAAGTAGATGGCTTAGAAAATAAATTAAATGAGCTTGCTGAAATGGTTGAAGGAACCATAGATATAGATGGAATTATAAGTCTTGCTGATGGGGCTATAGAGTTAAAGTATAGCAATAAAACTAATATAAGTATAAATAAAACTATAAATATAGGAGTTGCATTAGACAAAGCATTCAATTTTTACTATCAAGACAATTTAGACCTCCTAGAGGATTTAGGAGCTAATCTAGTTTATTTTAGTCCTTTAAAGGACAAGGATTTACCTAAAAATCTACATGGACTATATATAGGAGGAGGTTTTCCCGAGGTTTTTGCAAAGGAGCTTGAAGAAAATATACAAATGAGAAATGCAATAAAAAAAGCTTCAGCCAATGGGATGCCTATATATGCTGAATGTGGTGGATTGATGTTTTTAACAAATTCTATTACAACCCTGGAGGATAAAAGGTTCAAGATGGTTGGAGCTTTCCATAGAGATGCCAGGATGACTAAAAGACTTCAAAGATTTGGATATGTATATGTAAATATAAATAAATCCTGTGCTATTTCCGGGGGAAATGAAATGGTGAGAGCCCATGAGTTTCATAGATCGACTTTGAATGATAGTAGTGGAGAAAACTGTGCATACAGAGTGGATAAGATAAGGGAAAATCAGCTTCAAAAATCATGGGAATGCGGACTTGTAAAGGATAATACATTGGGAGCATATGCCCATATTCACTTTTATGCTAATAAAAAATTAGCTGAGAACTTTATAAATAATTGCAGGATATTTAAAGAAAAAGGAAGTGTTAGCTTTGAAGAATAA
- the cbiB gene encoding adenosylcobinamide-phosphate synthase CbiB, giving the protein MEHIFIGYFLDIVFGDPYWIPHPIRFIGKGISKFEVFLRRFFKQEKELKLGGVILAIGIIGSTYLITFLTLTLLKNFSQPAAMVVETFMIFQILAAKSLSKESRKVYYPLKEEDIPGARKFLSYIVGRDTAGLDGEEITRATVETVAENISDGIIAPLVYIFIGGAPLGMAYKAINTLDSMVGYKNDRYKDFGWASAKIDDIANFIPARLTGALITLSCIFLRYDTKNSLNILIRDRKNHSSPNAGYPESAVAGALGIQLGGTNIYFGKSVYKPTIGDKLRNIDIEDINRTIRIMYLSSFLGIFLLGIIKYFMDLFI; this is encoded by the coding sequence ATGGAGCATATTTTTATAGGTTATTTTTTAGATATAGTTTTTGGTGATCCATATTGGATTCCCCATCCCATTAGATTTATAGGTAAGGGAATTAGTAAATTTGAAGTATTCTTAAGAAGATTCTTTAAGCAGGAAAAGGAATTAAAGCTAGGTGGAGTGATACTAGCTATTGGGATTATAGGGTCAACCTATTTGATAACATTTTTAACATTGACTCTTTTAAAGAATTTTAGTCAACCTGCTGCTATGGTTGTTGAGACTTTTATGATATTTCAAATACTTGCTGCCAAGAGTCTTTCAAAGGAAAGTAGAAAGGTTTATTATCCATTAAAGGAAGAGGATATTCCTGGTGCAAGGAAGTTTTTATCATATATAGTTGGAAGGGATACAGCTGGCTTAGATGGTGAGGAAATTACTAGAGCTACTGTTGAAACCGTTGCTGAAAATATATCCGATGGGATTATAGCTCCTTTAGTATATATATTTATTGGAGGCGCACCCTTAGGTATGGCTTATAAAGCTATAAATACTTTAGATTCTATGGTTGGCTATAAAAATGATAGGTATAAGGATTTTGGTTGGGCATCGGCAAAAATCGATGATATTGCCAATTTTATACCCGCTAGATTGACAGGGGCTTTAATTACATTATCCTGCATATTCTTAAGATACGATACCAAAAATTCCCTAAATATATTGATAAGAGATAGAAAAAATCATAGCAGTCCAAATGCGGGCTATCCTGAGTCAGCAGTTGCAGGGGCTCTAGGTATCCAGCTTGGAGGAACAAATATATACTTTGGGAAATCTGTTTATAAGCCTACCATTGGAGACAAACTTCGCAATATAGATATTGAAGATATAAATAGAACAATAAGGATAATGTATCTATCATCGTTTTTAGGAATTTTCTTGTTAGGAATCATTAAATACTTTATGGACTTGTTTATATAA
- a CDS encoding VanW family protein gives MTSNKNEAKGKNEVKNKKKRKTWTISIVIAAFLFFSCISAVISFTLIYKDSIHNGISIENVDVGGLTVVDANNKIEESLKYVLDNDKLILRYEDKTWKFSPQDIGLKYDFLKAVNDAYLIGRRGTFFDRIHTMIDLLNEPYDMSLKSSLDMEKMNNILSIIEKDINNPGLNASIKRENDVFIIKDESMGFRLNKEKTLEEISKILLDSNFYDINEVDLIVETITPKYTSEMLSKVQDLLGSYTTKFNTRKVGRSYNVGLASKSVDGTVLLPGEIFSFNDIVGPRTIKNGYKIAPVIFKGELVDGVGGGICQVSSTLYNSVLYSSLGIVERANHTIPSTYVPIGLDATVSYGVLDFKFQNTLSSPIYVESLIKGNKITVNIYGERNFDKEIKLKSVIDKVIKKDTEIIFDPNMFEGDEMIEEKGRNGFRVSSYMLVYQGGKFVEKKLVANDYYRPRKQIIKKGSKKPVNQNEEINNNDINNNDGQNGTEINN, from the coding sequence ATGACAAGTAATAAGAATGAGGCTAAAGGTAAAAACGAAGTGAAGAATAAAAAGAAAAGAAAAACATGGACTATTAGTATAGTTATTGCTGCGTTTCTTTTTTTTAGTTGTATATCCGCTGTGATTTCATTCACATTAATTTATAAGGATTCTATTCATAATGGAATTTCTATAGAAAATGTTGATGTTGGTGGACTTACGGTAGTTGATGCTAATAATAAAATTGAAGAAAGTTTAAAATATGTTTTAGATAATGATAAATTAATATTGAGGTACGAAGATAAAACATGGAAATTTAGTCCTCAAGATATAGGATTAAAATACGACTTTTTAAAGGCCGTAAATGATGCCTATCTCATAGGAAGACGAGGAACTTTTTTCGATAGAATACATACTATGATTGATCTTTTAAATGAGCCCTATGATATGTCATTAAAGTCTTCCCTAGATATGGAGAAAATGAATAATATATTGAGTATTATTGAAAAGGATATAAATAATCCTGGATTAAATGCTTCTATAAAAAGAGAGAATGATGTATTTATCATTAAAGATGAGTCTATGGGTTTTAGACTAAATAAAGAAAAAACCCTTGAAGAAATTTCTAAAATTTTATTAGATAGTAATTTTTATGATATTAATGAGGTTGATTTGATTGTGGAAACCATAACACCAAAATACACATCAGAGATGCTTAGCAAAGTACAGGATTTATTGGGTTCGTATACTACAAAATTCAATACGAGGAAGGTAGGTAGAAGCTATAATGTTGGGTTGGCTTCTAAATCTGTGGATGGAACTGTACTTTTGCCGGGAGAGATTTTCTCCTTTAATGATATAGTTGGGCCTAGAACTATAAAAAATGGATACAAGATTGCTCCAGTAATATTTAAAGGTGAATTGGTTGATGGTGTTGGTGGAGGAATTTGTCAGGTCTCAAGTACTCTGTATAACAGTGTACTATATAGCAGCTTGGGTATTGTAGAAAGAGCTAATCATACAATTCCTTCTACATATGTTCCTATAGGTTTAGATGCTACAGTTTCCTACGGAGTATTGGATTTTAAGTTTCAAAATACATTATCTTCACCTATATATGTAGAATCTCTTATTAAGGGTAATAAGATTACTGTTAATATATATGGTGAGAGAAATTTTGATAAAGAAATAAAATTAAAGAGTGTCATAGATAAAGTTATAAAAAAAGATACGGAGATAATTTTTGATCCTAATATGTTTGAAGGAGATGAAATGATAGAAGAAAAGGGACGAAATGGGTTTAGGGTATCTTCATATATGCTTGTTTATCAAGGTGGAAAATTTGTAGAGAAAAAATTAGTGGCTAATGATTATTATAGGCCAAGAAAGCAAATTATAAAAAAAGGATCTAAAAAGCCTGTTAATCAAAATGAGGAAATTAATAATAATGATATTAATAATAATGATGGACAAAATGGTACAGAGATAAATAATTGA
- the cobS gene encoding adenosylcobinamide-GDP ribazoletransferase — MKRFILMLQFLTRIPININLQVDEDDFFKGVIFFPLVGLIIGMFVVIAYYVGTRVSSKLLGAVFAIVIEIFITGGLHLDGLADSFDGIYSNRPKDRVLEIMKDSRLGTNGALAIFCILILKIALISGIEIVYAYPILLLMPVFSRLNIVFASRIAKPARPQGMGNLFIGRVNTKEFILALIIAIIPSLIFLRISISIGILLIFALWYVRHITGRIDGMTGDTLGALCELSEVVFLLIAVGVVR, encoded by the coding sequence ATGAAGAGATTTATACTTATGCTTCAATTTTTAACAAGGATACCAATTAATATAAACCTACAGGTTGATGAGGATGACTTTTTCAAAGGAGTTATATTTTTTCCACTGGTAGGATTAATTATTGGAATGTTTGTAGTCATTGCCTATTATGTAGGCACAAGAGTATCTAGTAAGCTATTAGGTGCTGTTTTTGCAATAGTTATAGAAATATTTATTACCGGTGGACTACATCTCGACGGATTAGCCGATAGCTTTGATGGGATATATAGTAATAGACCGAAGGATAGGGTCTTAGAGATAATGAAGGATAGTAGACTTGGAACCAATGGAGCATTAGCCATATTTTGTATCTTGATATTAAAGATTGCACTGATAAGTGGTATTGAAATTGTATATGCTTATCCAATACTACTTTTGATGCCAGTGTTTTCAAGGCTTAATATAGTGTTTGCATCTAGAATAGCTAAGCCGGCTAGGCCTCAAGGTATGGGGAATCTTTTTATTGGAAGGGTAAATACAAAGGAGTTTATACTTGCACTAATTATAGCAATAATCCCTTCACTGATATTTTTGAGGATTAGTATCTCCATAGGAATATTATTAATATTTGCCCTATGGTATGTAAGGCATATAACTGGAAGAATAGATGGAATGACAGGGGATACTCTAGGTGCATTGTGTGAATTGTCTGAGGTAGTGTTTCTCTTAATTGCAGTTGGTGTGGTTAGGTAA
- a CDS encoding rod shape-determining protein: MGDVIFSLDIGTRNVVGILAKMEGDIYKIIDYEIMEHPDRAMYDGQIHDIEKVIKVARAVKEKLEERSGDSLKYVSIAAAGRALKTQKAFVENIVDSTLTIENSMINSLELLGIQTAQKDLESTCNDMESKYYCVGYTVVNYYLDDNIIGNLKGHKGKKIGAEVLATFLPHVVVDSLYAVVHNLGLEVINLTLEPIAAINIAIPPKFRLLNLALVDIGAGTSDIAITRNGTISSYAMVSYAGDEITEALSQAFLLDFVTAEKLKIDLVNKESHRFSDIVGIEYDLSTDEIVLKVEEKIKELSEKISEKIVEYNGKSPSAVFCIGGGSQIPQLRDYISENLKLPKERVVIRGTETLENVEFLCEKLKGPEYITPLGIGYSTFKDKEQNFLKVTVNDKPVRLFNSKELAVSDALILVGFSARKLIAKRGKSISIIINGQEKVFHGTYGESARIYVNGQITSLDKKLKHNDSILIEEATQGKEPTIKLKDIVDFNEKIMLNGDVINLIKSVHINGKHRDENYILKNNENVIVTRIENIKELFQLTNLDMDAKEIIANDILVDANYILKDGDVIKASGYIPDPISHTKVSNENIIEKDTNYIEINVNGKIIKLNNGAKKSIFVEIFNHIDFDIKNPKGILELRLNGNRANYTDVLNHGDNIEIFWK; encoded by the coding sequence ATGGGAGACGTTATTTTTTCTCTTGATATAGGAACAAGAAATGTAGTTGGAATACTTGCAAAAATGGAAGGCGATATTTATAAAATAATAGACTATGAGATAATGGAGCATCCTGATAGGGCTATGTATGATGGTCAGATACATGATATTGAGAAAGTTATAAAAGTTGCTAGAGCTGTAAAGGAGAAGCTTGAGGAGAGAAGTGGTGATAGTCTCAAATACGTATCTATTGCGGCAGCAGGTAGGGCATTAAAAACACAGAAGGCCTTTGTAGAAAATATAGTGGATTCTACTTTGACTATAGAAAATTCTATGATTAATAGCCTGGAACTACTCGGAATACAGACGGCTCAAAAAGACTTAGAAAGTACATGTAATGACATGGAATCTAAGTATTATTGTGTTGGGTATACAGTTGTTAATTACTATTTAGATGATAATATTATAGGCAATCTTAAAGGACATAAGGGCAAAAAAATTGGTGCGGAAGTATTGGCTACCTTTTTGCCCCATGTTGTAGTAGATAGCCTATATGCTGTTGTCCATAACCTTGGGTTAGAGGTTATTAATTTAACCCTTGAGCCAATAGCTGCAATAAATATTGCTATCCCACCTAAATTTAGGCTGTTAAATCTAGCCCTTGTAGATATTGGAGCTGGAACTTCGGATATTGCCATAACTAGAAATGGAACAATATCTTCCTATGCGATGGTTTCTTATGCTGGTGATGAAATAACAGAAGCACTTTCACAAGCCTTTTTACTGGACTTTGTTACAGCTGAAAAGCTTAAAATAGATTTGGTTAATAAAGAAAGTCATAGGTTTAGTGATATTGTTGGTATTGAATATGATTTATCAACGGATGAAATTGTCTTAAAGGTTGAGGAAAAAATTAAAGAGCTTAGCGAAAAAATATCAGAAAAAATAGTGGAGTACAATGGCAAGTCACCAAGTGCAGTTTTTTGTATTGGAGGAGGTAGTCAAATACCTCAACTAAGGGATTATATATCTGAAAATCTAAAGCTTCCCAAGGAACGTGTGGTTATAAGAGGAACTGAAACTCTAGAGAATGTTGAGTTTCTATGCGAGAAACTAAAGGGGCCAGAATATATAACTCCACTAGGAATAGGATATTCGACCTTTAAGGATAAGGAACAAAATTTCTTAAAGGTCACTGTAAATGATAAGCCTGTAAGACTGTTTAATTCAAAGGAACTGGCTGTTTCTGATGCGTTAATATTGGTTGGATTTAGTGCAAGGAAGCTGATCGCCAAAAGGGGTAAATCAATTTCCATTATAATAAATGGACAAGAAAAAGTATTTCATGGTACCTATGGAGAATCGGCTAGGATTTATGTTAATGGTCAAATCACTAGTCTAGATAAAAAGTTAAAGCATAATGACAGTATTCTCATTGAAGAAGCTACCCAGGGTAAAGAGCCTACAATAAAGCTTAAGGATATTGTTGATTTTAATGAAAAGATCATGTTGAATGGAGATGTGATAAATCTAATAAAGTCTGTACATATAAATGGTAAACATAGGGATGAAAATTATATACTAAAAAATAATGAAAATGTGATTGTTACAAGAATTGAAAATATTAAGGAACTTTTTCAGCTTACTAATTTGGATATGGATGCAAAGGAGATCATTGCAAATGATATTTTAGTAGATGCAAATTATATATTGAAAGATGGCGATGTTATAAAGGCTAGTGGATATATCCCTGATCCAATTTCCCATACAAAGGTAAGCAATGAGAATATAATAGAAAAAGATACCAATTACATCGAAATAAATGTAAACGGAAAAATAATTAAATTGAATAATGGAGCTAAAAAATCAATTTTTGTAGAAATATTTAATCATATAGATTTTGACATTAAGAATCCCAAGGGAATATTGGAATTAAGATTAAATGGGAATAGGGCAAATTATACGGATGTTCTTAATCATGGTGATAATATAGAAATATTTTGGAAATAA
- a CDS encoding DUF2225 domain-containing protein: protein MNEELYVKSIQCPVCDGEFTTKKVRTSAIRVSKRDPDFCPYYESENPLFYSAFICNHCGYAALEGEFSNLKHTDKEKVRNIITPKWYPRSYGGKRSLDEAIEVYKLALLCTNVLGGKDSLLGKICLRLSWFYRYKENIEEEKKFTQFTINSFEDAYTGERINDDEYDEISILYLLGELSRRVDNYSKSIMWFDKVLSNPQIKKKRHIELKARDQWSIAREQYKKQKRVVENF, encoded by the coding sequence ATGAATGAAGAATTATATGTAAAAAGTATTCAATGTCCTGTATGCGATGGAGAATTTACAACTAAAAAGGTTAGAACATCGGCTATAAGGGTTTCAAAAAGAGATCCAGATTTTTGCCCTTATTATGAAAGCGAAAATCCATTGTTTTATAGTGCATTTATATGCAATCACTGTGGATATGCAGCACTTGAAGGAGAGTTCTCAAATCTAAAGCATACTGATAAAGAAAAAGTTAGGAATATAATAACCCCTAAATGGTATCCAAGAAGCTACGGGGGTAAAAGAAGCCTTGATGAAGCTATTGAAGTATATAAATTAGCTTTGCTATGTACTAATGTTTTGGGGGGAAAGGATAGTCTTTTAGGTAAAATATGCTTAAGATTATCGTGGTTCTATAGATATAAGGAAAATATAGAAGAAGAGAAAAAATTCACCCAATTTACAATAAACTCCTTTGAAGATGCATATACTGGGGAGCGAATAAATGATGATGAATATGATGAAATATCCATATTGTATTTGTTAGGGGAGTTAAGTAGAAGGGTAGATAATTATAGTAAATCCATAATGTGGTTTGATAAAGTCTTAAGCAATCCACAAATAAAGAAGAAAAGACATATAGAATTAAAGGCTAGAGATCAATGGAGTATAGCAAGGGAGCAATATAAAAAGCAGAAAAGAGTTGTAGAAAATTTCTAA
- a CDS encoding YbjQ family protein: MVLVNTNEIPGKEIVEVYGLVKGSTIQSKHIGKDILAGLKTIVGGEISEYTKMLEQAREIAIKRMIEEATGKGANAIVNIRFATSAIMQGAAELLVYGTAVKIK; this comes from the coding sequence ATGGTTTTAGTAAATACTAATGAAATACCTGGCAAAGAAATTGTTGAAGTATATGGTTTGGTTAAGGGAAGTACTATCCAATCAAAACATATTGGAAAAGACATTTTAGCGGGATTAAAAACAATAGTTGGTGGAGAGATCAGTGAATATACAAAGATGCTAGAGCAAGCTAGAGAAATAGCAATTAAAAGAATGATAGAGGAAGCCACTGGTAAGGGGGCCAATGCCATTGTTAATATTAGATTTGCTACATCTGCTATAATGCAAGGGGCGGCTGAACTGTTAGTATATGGTACAGCCGTTAAAATTAAATAA
- a CDS encoding cobyric acid synthase, whose translation MLQGTASSVGKSILTAAFCRIFKEDGYKVSPFKSQNMALNSYITEEGLEMGRAQVVQAEASGQSPSVLMNPILLKPTTDKKCQVILNGKVYNNLSAMEYHNFKPKLKELVKETYYKLSKDNDIVVLEGAGSPAEINLRENDLVNMGMAEISDSPVVIVGDIDRGGVFASIYGTIKLLAKEEQKRVKGIIINKFRGDVEILKPGIKMLEDLIDIPVLGVIPYMDVQIEDEDSLAERFRRREAGRGEINVEVLYLPHVSNFTDFNVFETQEDVNLRYVMRGEGIGNPDILIIPGSKNTIEDLIYLRNSGLEEQILRLSRAGKIIVGICGGYQILGTKIKDPHGTESGIDEINGLGLLNTETVFEQEKTTTQIEGDILTHNNGILDNIQAHRVMGYEIHMGQTILLDDTSAFLKITKRLDKYVEVLDGAVNKEGNVFGTYIHGVFDNIEFTREILNKVRELKGLGRIESSVHSFDDFKEREYRKLAKCVRNNVDMEKIYEIVNGD comes from the coding sequence ATGCTGCAAGGTACAGCATCATCCGTTGGTAAAAGCATATTGACCGCTGCTTTTTGTAGGATATTCAAGGAGGATGGATACAAGGTATCCCCCTTTAAATCTCAAAACATGGCACTTAATTCATATATAACTGAAGAAGGACTTGAGATGGGAAGGGCTCAGGTAGTTCAAGCAGAAGCAAGTGGACAAAGCCCCTCGGTTTTAATGAATCCCATATTGCTAAAGCCTACCACGGATAAAAAATGTCAGGTCATTTTGAATGGCAAGGTTTATAATAACCTTTCTGCAATGGAATATCATAACTTTAAACCAAAGCTTAAGGAATTGGTTAAAGAGACATATTATAAGCTCAGCAAGGACAATGATATAGTTGTTTTAGAAGGTGCAGGCAGTCCAGCAGAGATTAACCTTAGAGAAAATGATTTAGTAAACATGGGTATGGCAGAAATATCGGATTCTCCTGTGGTTATAGTAGGAGATATTGATCGTGGTGGAGTATTTGCTTCTATTTATGGGACTATAAAGCTTCTAGCTAAGGAAGAACAAAAAAGGGTTAAGGGCATAATAATCAATAAATTTAGAGGCGATGTAGAAATACTAAAGCCCGGTATAAAGATGTTAGAAGATTTAATAGATATACCTGTTTTAGGTGTTATTCCATATATGGATGTTCAAATAGAAGATGAAGATAGTCTTGCTGAGAGGTTTAGAAGAAGAGAAGCCGGTAGGGGTGAAATTAATGTTGAGGTACTGTATCTTCCCCATGTGTCAAACTTTACGGACTTTAATGTTTTTGAAACCCAAGAAGATGTTAATTTAAGGTATGTTATGAGGGGAGAAGGGATAGGTAATCCCGATATATTGATAATACCTGGGTCGAAAAATACCATTGAAGACCTAATATATCTTAGAAATTCTGGACTTGAAGAGCAGATTCTTAGATTGAGTAGAGCAGGAAAAATAATAGTAGGTATCTGTGGAGGATATCAGATATTAGGAACAAAGATAAAGGACCCCCATGGAACAGAAAGTGGCATAGATGAAATAAATGGATTAGGGCTTTTAAATACTGAAACAGTTTTTGAGCAGGAGAAGACTACAACTCAGATAGAGGGTGACATTCTTACCCACAATAATGGTATATTAGATAATATACAAGCCCATAGGGTTATGGGATACGAAATCCATATGGGACAAACCATCCTTCTAGATGATACTTCAGCTTTTCTAAAAATAACAAAACGGTTGGATAAGTATGTAGAGGTTTTAGATGGGGCAGTAAATAAAGAAGGAAATGTATTTGGAACCTATATACATGGGGTTTTTGATAATATCGAATTTACAAGAGAAATCCTAAATAAAGTTAGGGAATTAAAGGGACTTGGAAGAATTGAAAGCAGCGTTCATAGCTTCGATGACTTTAAGGAAAGAGAGTATAGAAAGCTGGCTAAATGTGTTAGGAACAATGTTGACATGGAAAAAATATATGAGATTGTAAATGGTGATTAG
- the cobU gene encoding bifunctional adenosylcobinamide kinase/adenosylcobinamide-phosphate guanylyltransferase, giving the protein MASNNIRKSSDKDSKIILITGGARSGKSSFAEKLAADLSQKVAYIATAIPFDEGMKDRIKKHKNSRPDYWMTYEIYKDIYKYIDQISQNYDVILLDCVTILVTNLMFENHEIHWDTIKREEIDKIEIHIKKQISLLIDEMKASKIKSILVTNEVGMGIVPENKLSRVFRDIAGRINQFIAGSADEVYFTVSGIPMKIK; this is encoded by the coding sequence ATGGCGAGTAACAATATAAGGAAATCATCGGATAAGGATTCTAAAATTATATTAATTACTGGAGGAGCGAGGAGTGGAAAAAGTTCCTTTGCAGAAAAGCTAGCAGCTGATTTAAGCCAAAAAGTAGCATACATAGCCACCGCGATACCCTTCGATGAGGGAATGAAGGATAGAATAAAAAAACATAAAAATTCCAGACCCGATTATTGGATGACCTATGAAATCTATAAAGATATTTATAAATATATAGACCAGATATCACAAAATTATGATGTGATTTTATTAGATTGTGTAACTATTCTAGTAACCAACCTAATGTTTGAGAACCATGAGATCCATTGGGATACCATTAAAAGAGAAGAAATTGACAAAATAGAGATACACATAAAGAAACAAATTAGTCTGCTTATAGATGAGATGAAGGCTTCAAAAATAAAGTCCATTTTAGTTACAAACGAAGTTGGGATGGGAATAGTGCCTGAAAATAAATTGTCTAGGGTGTTTAGGGATATAGCCGGTAGGATCAATCAATTTATAGCAGGTAGTGCGGATGAAGTTTATTTTACAGTTTCTGGTATACCTATGAAGATAAAATAG